In Elusimicrobium sp. An273, a genomic segment contains:
- the tmk gene encoding dTMP kinase, protein MRGKFIVLEGPDRCGKSTQAKMLYNQLVARGKDVILTREPGGTPTAERIRQIVLEPGLDVRPLAELLLYEASRAQHTQEKILPALAEGKTVICERYTMSTCAYQGYGRGIALETIDILNKIATQDTQPDLTLVFLMSDKYFTERGEYLFSDRLEQEDLAFRQKMRKGYLEMIDRTPHAYLIDADKNIRDIQARVLKLLEEHHIID, encoded by the coding sequence ATGAGAGGAAAATTTATTGTATTGGAAGGCCCCGACCGCTGCGGCAAATCCACCCAAGCCAAAATGCTTTATAACCAGCTGGTGGCGCGCGGGAAAGACGTTATTTTAACGCGCGAACCGGGGGGAACGCCCACGGCGGAGCGGATCCGCCAAATCGTATTGGAGCCGGGGCTGGATGTACGCCCGCTGGCGGAGCTTTTGCTATATGAAGCTTCCCGGGCCCAACATACGCAGGAAAAAATTCTTCCGGCGTTGGCGGAAGGAAAAACCGTCATCTGCGAGCGCTACACCATGTCTACTTGCGCCTATCAGGGGTATGGGCGCGGCATTGCGCTGGAGACGATTGATATTCTCAATAAAATCGCTACCCAAGATACGCAGCCCGATTTAACGCTTGTTTTTTTAATGTCCGACAAGTATTTTACCGAACGCGGCGAGTATTTGTTTTCCGACCGTTTGGAACAGGAAGACCTGGCCTTCCGCCAAAAAATGCGCAAAGGGTATTTGGAAATGATTGACCGCACGCCCCATGCGTATTTGATTGACGCCGATAAAAACATCCGCGATATTCAGGCCCGCGTGTTAAAATTGTTGGAAGAGCACCATATTATAGATTAA
- the metG gene encoding methionine--tRNA ligase — protein MTKKFYITTPIYYVNSVPHIGHAYTTIAQDVLARYKRQKGFDVRFLTGTDEHGANIEKSATAAGVTPKQWADEVSDKYKALWKTLNISYDDFIRTTDKKHEQVVQAIFEKLLKSGDIYLGSYSGKYCLSCEQYYNESEILEGNLCPVHKRPLTEVHEETYFFKLSRYEKPLLKYYEEHPEFLSPKTRAHEIINFVKGGLQDLSVTRTKVAWGIPVPSNPHHTIYVWFDALINYISAAGYGTVLCEDKTLHEAQLKQIRADKFEDLWPADLHMVGKEIFRFHTVIWPAVLMALGLPLPKKVFAHGWWTVEGEKMSKSLGNIIDPAKVAAQYGVDPLRAFLFREVPFGQDGDFSMESFKNRYNSDLANNIGNLLSRTLNMAAKNIGELPEKIEGDYPLLAKSAEVEKAIDAAYDQLAFDKVLENIYGFASDLNKLVDTKKPWELAKTDPEAAKAVLLELVACLRKVAVWLEPFMPTVAKEMQKRLLPGKIEKYPPLFPRLEADKK, from the coding sequence ATGACCAAGAAATTCTATATCACCACCCCTATTTACTACGTCAATTCGGTGCCGCACATCGGCCATGCCTACACCACCATCGCCCAAGATGTGCTGGCGCGCTATAAACGCCAAAAAGGCTTTGACGTACGCTTTTTGACCGGTACCGACGAACACGGCGCCAACATTGAAAAATCCGCCACCGCCGCCGGTGTAACGCCCAAACAATGGGCAGATGAAGTTTCGGACAAATACAAAGCCCTGTGGAAAACGCTTAACATTTCCTACGACGATTTCATCCGCACCACCGATAAAAAACACGAACAGGTGGTACAGGCCATTTTTGAAAAACTGTTAAAAAGCGGCGATATTTATTTGGGTTCCTACTCCGGCAAATACTGCCTCTCCTGCGAGCAATACTACAACGAAAGCGAAATTTTGGAAGGCAACCTCTGCCCCGTGCACAAACGCCCGCTGACCGAAGTGCACGAGGAAACGTACTTTTTTAAACTGTCCCGCTATGAAAAACCGCTGCTGAAATACTATGAGGAACACCCCGAATTTTTAAGCCCCAAAACCCGCGCGCACGAAATTATCAACTTTGTAAAAGGCGGATTGCAGGACTTGTCCGTCACGCGCACCAAAGTGGCGTGGGGCATCCCCGTGCCCAGCAACCCGCACCACACCATTTACGTGTGGTTTGACGCGCTGATCAACTATATTTCCGCCGCAGGATACGGCACCGTCTTGTGCGAAGACAAAACCTTGCACGAAGCGCAGCTGAAACAAATCCGCGCGGACAAATTTGAAGATTTGTGGCCGGCGGACTTGCATATGGTGGGCAAAGAAATTTTCCGTTTCCACACAGTCATTTGGCCGGCAGTGTTAATGGCGCTGGGGCTGCCTCTTCCGAAAAAAGTGTTTGCCCACGGCTGGTGGACGGTGGAAGGGGAAAAAATGTCCAAATCGCTGGGCAACATCATTGACCCCGCCAAAGTGGCCGCGCAGTACGGTGTGGATCCGCTGCGGGCGTTTTTATTCCGCGAGGTGCCTTTCGGGCAAGACGGCGATTTTTCTATGGAAAGCTTTAAAAACCGCTACAATTCCGACTTGGCCAACAACATCGGCAACCTGCTTTCCCGCACGCTTAATATGGCGGCCAAAAACATCGGCGAGCTGCCGGAAAAAATTGAAGGCGACTATCCGCTCCTTGCCAAGTCGGCCGAAGTGGAAAAAGCCATTGATGCCGCTTACGACCAGCTGGCTTTTGACAAGGTGCTTGAAAACATCTACGGCTTTGCCAGCGATTTAAACAAATTGGTGGATACCAAAAAGCCCTGGGAACTTGCCAAAACCGACCCCGAAGCGGCCAAAGCCGTTTTGCTGGAGCTGGTGGCGTGCCTGCGCAAGGTGGCCGTGTGGCTGGAGCCGTTTATGCCTACGGTAGCCAAGGAAATGCAAAAACGCCTGCTGCCGGGAAAAATTGAAAAATATCCGCCGCTGTTTCCGCGGTTGGAAGCCGATAAAAAATAG
- a CDS encoding ankyrin repeat domain-containing protein, translated as MKTFLLIGLFLLLSVSSGQAKEVDEFFAAVRNGNSQRVEEMLSKNKILVFTADKRGMTPFLVAVETRNLKMVSLLADSFSRLGNIAQPGNALHIAVSNDDEPMVRLLVRLTSEEDPALTKRLLNMRRRGDKEEINDRNTPLHLAALKCNFRVYNYLLEHGANPTLPNSKGKTPKQIISACPKPKPAKKQAAKPASSVPASKPKPVEEPLIFPIP; from the coding sequence ATGAAAACATTTTTATTAATTGGTTTATTTTTATTGTTGAGCGTTTCGTCCGGTCAGGCAAAAGAAGTGGATGAATTTTTTGCGGCGGTGCGCAACGGCAACAGCCAGCGGGTAGAAGAAATGCTGTCCAAGAACAAAATCTTGGTTTTTACGGCAGACAAACGCGGTATGACGCCTTTTTTGGTGGCGGTGGAAACGCGAAACCTTAAAATGGTGAGTTTGCTGGCGGATTCTTTTTCCCGTTTAGGCAATATCGCCCAACCCGGCAATGCACTGCATATCGCGGTGTCCAATGACGATGAACCAATGGTACGTTTGTTAGTGCGCCTTACTTCGGAAGAAGACCCCGCTTTGACCAAACGCCTGTTGAATATGAGGCGGCGGGGAGATAAAGAAGAAATAAATGACCGCAATACGCCGCTTCATCTGGCAGCTTTAAAATGTAACTTCCGTGTGTATAATTATTTGCTGGAACACGGTGCTAACCCCACTTTGCCAAATTCCAAGGGAAAGACGCCGAAACAAATTATCAGCGCTTGCCCCAAACCGAAGCCCGCAAAGAAACAAGCGGCGAAGCCCGCTTCTTCTGTTCCCGCATCTAAGCCAAAACCGGTTGAGGAACCGCTTATTTTTCCGATCCCCTAA
- a CDS encoding mechanosensitive ion channel family protein, whose protein sequence is MDLEAISTQVSAHLLQVGQSSLKVLAALVVAVLILVIGLYISRFVGSYVKKILNKISFDDKTSKLGINELCVRFGLGKSPTYIISFVLAWAVIFYAVVLAAEVLHLDIIRNLFTQFLEFIPTLFVSVLILFAGLLFGKLMGNIIENSAQANNLKGGFFISKAVNIFIVFFCALIAVENLGFANQLVNNVVIIVLASLGLAFGIGVGLGSKELVADFLRELFKKEEK, encoded by the coding sequence ATGGATTTAGAAGCCATTTCCACACAAGTCAGCGCGCACCTGCTGCAGGTGGGCCAGAGCAGTTTGAAGGTGCTGGCGGCACTCGTTGTGGCGGTATTGATTTTGGTAATCGGTTTGTATATTTCCCGGTTTGTGGGATCTTACGTTAAGAAAATTTTAAATAAAATTTCGTTTGACGACAAAACCTCAAAACTCGGCATTAACGAGCTGTGCGTGCGTTTTGGGCTGGGCAAATCGCCTACCTATATTATTTCCTTCGTGCTGGCGTGGGCGGTGATCTTTTATGCCGTGGTATTGGCGGCCGAAGTGCTGCATTTGGATATTATCCGCAATTTGTTTACGCAATTTTTGGAATTTATCCCCACGCTGTTTGTGTCGGTGTTGATTTTGTTTGCGGGGCTGTTGTTTGGCAAGTTGATGGGCAACATTATTGAAAACTCCGCTCAAGCCAACAATTTAAAAGGCGGGTTCTTTATTTCCAAAGCGGTAAACATCTTTATTGTGTTTTTCTGTGCGTTGATTGCGGTGGAAAATTTGGGCTTTGCCAACCAGTTGGTAAATAATGTGGTCATTATTGTGCTGGCTTCTTTGGGGCTTGCCTTTGGCATTGGAGTCGGGCTTGGTTCTAAAGAGCTGGTGGCGGATTTTTTAAGAGAACTCTTTAAAAAAGAAGAAAAATAG
- a CDS encoding type II secretion system protein: MNKHGFTLTELLVVVVIIGILAAIAVPWYQTAVDASRYTQLQVVVKSVKDGVELARMMTGSYPDSLEDLDIELPAGCTLQTDKTVAQCGKFYIDYLDGDDENIVGMMNFDTNTFTPSGNYVAYVMWLDYAANQAGRRECRAGASSSRMQKLCEDQPGTPDGTAGGSYCPSCKRYWLN, from the coding sequence ATGAATAAACACGGGTTTACGCTTACGGAGTTGCTGGTCGTGGTGGTCATTATTGGTATTTTGGCGGCAATCGCCGTGCCGTGGTACCAGACGGCGGTGGATGCCAGCCGCTATACCCAGCTGCAGGTGGTGGTTAAATCGGTAAAAGACGGGGTGGAACTGGCCCGGATGATGACGGGAAGTTATCCGGATTCACTGGAAGATTTGGATATCGAGCTGCCGGCCGGGTGCACCCTGCAGACGGATAAAACCGTTGCGCAATGCGGGAAATTTTATATTGATTATCTGGACGGAGACGATGAAAACATCGTAGGGATGATGAATTTTGACACCAATACGTTTACGCCTTCCGGCAATTATGTGGCGTATGTGATGTGGCTGGACTATGCCGCCAATCAGGCCGGGCGGCGCGAATGCCGGGCGGGCGCGTCCAGCAGCCGAATGCAAAAACTGTGTGAAGACCAGCCCGGTACGCCGGACGGTACGGCGGGTGGCAGCTACTGCCCTTCGTGCAAACGCTATTGGCTGAATTAA
- a CDS encoding KdsC family phosphatase, with protein sequence MEEAIKRAQKIKAILTDVDGILTDGKVNFFVRDDGKIDEFKSFHTQDGIAVLLCHSAHIVCGIITGRRHPTTVARAKNLGFKYMYQGFLTKIGPLNDILEKENLTAEEVAYIGDDITDIPLLAEVGFAATVPNALDCVKKHAHYITKRVGGDGAYREIIDFILNAQGKLAPILEQVEASAWTSGKRPEMEVITSQEGLA encoded by the coding sequence ATGGAAGAAGCAATTAAACGGGCTCAAAAAATCAAAGCCATTTTAACCGACGTGGACGGTATTTTAACGGACGGAAAAGTAAACTTTTTCGTGCGGGACGACGGTAAAATAGACGAATTTAAATCTTTTCACACGCAGGACGGCATTGCCGTACTGCTCTGCCACAGCGCCCACATTGTGTGCGGCATCATCACCGGCCGGCGCCACCCCACTACGGTGGCACGAGCCAAAAATCTGGGGTTTAAATACATGTACCAAGGGTTTTTGACCAAAATCGGCCCGCTGAACGATATTCTGGAAAAAGAAAACCTGACCGCGGAAGAAGTAGCCTATATCGGAGACGATATCACCGATATCCCGCTGTTGGCCGAAGTCGGCTTTGCCGCCACGGTGCCAAACGCGTTGGACTGCGTCAAAAAACATGCCCATTATATTACAAAACGCGTGGGAGGAGACGGCGCCTACCGCGAAATTATTGATTTTATCCTAAACGCCCAAGGGAAACTGGCCCCTATTTTGGAGCAGGTGGAAGCTTCGGCCTGGACGTCGGGCAAACGCCCGGAAATGGAAGTCATTACCTCGCAGGAAGGCTTGGCGTAA
- a CDS encoding ATP-dependent Clp protease ATP-binding subunit — translation MAKRFTENAQKIILIAQEEAKRLNHDYVGTEHILLGLSAIEGTVSNKILTGLGVTFRKVRLEIEKMVGIGDTIMLLGEIPFTPRAKKVLEFSVEESQMLGSDHIGTEHILLGLIREEEGMAGRILENLGLNLDAVRDAVLNFIGDAAPGDLNEDVPDMPQEINLNSAPRREREPLEKKKTKTPTLDEYTRDLTKLAAKNQLDPVIGREEEIERLVQILARRTKNNPVLIGEPGVGKTAIVEGLAQKMARGEISDVLCNKRLLALDLASVIAGTKYRGEFEQRLKNIIDELASAKDAIIFIDELHTIIGAGAAEGSIDASNMLKPALARGEVQCIGATTFDEYRKYIEADTALERRFQPVVADPPDVDETITILKGIRSKYEQHHKVKYTDGAIRAAAAIADRYITDRAMPDKAIDLFDEAGARARLKNAVFPPEIKQKQMEYNQAVQEKDEALSKKEFEKAAAAKDTEDRLKAYVEHLKQQWHEKHDKEVPQVTEEDIALVASKWTGIPVTRLTQSETEKILHMEEHLHERIIGQDDAVKAVSLAIRRNRTGLGNPHRPIGGFLFLGPTGVGKTELAKSLATFLFGDEDAMIRLDMSEYMEKFAVSRLIGAPPGYVGYEEGGQLTEAVRRRPYSVVVLDELEKAHPDIYNILLQVLDEGSLSDNLGHKVSFKNCVIIMTSNVGAREITNKGNTLGFAAHQSEEQQYQDMRKNVMDEVKKTFNPEFINRIDEIVVFHSLSKENIGQILDLALKDVDAKLADKELSLKLTPKAKDFLVEKGFDVKFGARPLLRTLQRELEDPLAENILVSRYPAHTEILVDLDKDAGKLTFSGAAVKEKNAVTI, via the coding sequence ATGGCAAAACGATTTACCGAAAATGCGCAAAAAATCATTCTCATCGCGCAAGAAGAGGCCAAGCGTCTCAATCATGACTATGTAGGAACCGAACATATTTTACTGGGGCTAAGCGCCATAGAAGGCACCGTGTCCAATAAGATTTTAACGGGGCTTGGCGTTACGTTTCGCAAAGTACGTTTGGAAATAGAAAAAATGGTGGGCATTGGCGACACCATTATGCTGCTGGGCGAAATTCCGTTCACGCCGCGCGCCAAAAAAGTGTTGGAATTTTCGGTGGAAGAATCCCAAATGCTGGGAAGCGACCACATCGGCACGGAACACATTTTGCTGGGCCTGATCCGCGAAGAAGAAGGAATGGCCGGACGGATTTTGGAAAATTTAGGCTTAAACTTAGACGCCGTGCGCGACGCCGTGCTTAACTTTATCGGCGATGCGGCACCCGGAGACCTCAATGAAGACGTGCCGGATATGCCGCAGGAAATCAACCTCAATTCCGCCCCCAGACGGGAACGCGAACCTTTAGAAAAGAAAAAAACCAAAACCCCCACGCTGGATGAATACACCCGCGATTTAACCAAACTGGCGGCCAAAAACCAGCTGGATCCGGTCATCGGCCGAGAAGAAGAAATAGAACGCCTGGTGCAAATTTTGGCGCGGCGCACCAAGAACAACCCCGTTCTTATCGGAGAGCCGGGCGTAGGCAAAACGGCTATTGTGGAAGGGCTGGCGCAAAAAATGGCCCGCGGCGAAATTTCGGACGTGCTTTGCAACAAACGCCTGCTGGCGCTGGACTTGGCGTCCGTCATTGCCGGTACCAAGTACCGCGGCGAGTTTGAACAGCGTTTAAAAAACATTATTGACGAACTGGCCTCCGCCAAAGACGCCATTATTTTTATTGACGAGCTGCACACCATTATCGGCGCCGGCGCGGCGGAAGGCTCCATAGACGCTTCCAATATGTTAAAACCCGCCCTGGCCCGCGGCGAAGTGCAGTGCATCGGCGCCACTACGTTTGACGAATACCGCAAATATATTGAAGCCGACACCGCCTTGGAACGCCGCTTTCAGCCCGTCGTGGCCGACCCGCCGGACGTAGACGAAACCATCACCATTTTAAAAGGCATCCGCTCCAAATACGAGCAGCACCACAAGGTCAAATATACCGACGGCGCCATCCGCGCCGCGGCCGCCATTGCCGACCGCTATATTACCGACCGTGCCATGCCGGATAAAGCCATCGACCTGTTTGACGAAGCCGGTGCCCGCGCCCGCCTTAAAAACGCGGTATTCCCGCCGGAAATCAAACAAAAACAAATGGAATACAACCAGGCCGTACAGGAAAAAGACGAAGCCCTTTCCAAAAAAGAATTTGAGAAAGCCGCCGCCGCCAAAGACACCGAAGACCGCTTAAAAGCGTATGTGGAACACCTTAAACAGCAGTGGCACGAAAAACACGACAAAGAAGTGCCTCAAGTAACGGAAGAAGACATTGCGCTGGTGGCCTCCAAATGGACGGGCATCCCCGTTACGCGCCTGACGCAAAGCGAAACCGAAAAGATTTTACATATGGAAGAGCACCTGCACGAACGCATCATCGGGCAGGACGACGCGGTAAAAGCCGTTTCGCTGGCCATCCGCAGAAACCGCACGGGCCTAGGCAACCCGCACCGGCCGATTGGCGGCTTTTTGTTCTTGGGCCCCACCGGGGTAGGCAAGACGGAACTGGCCAAAAGTTTGGCCACCTTCCTGTTTGGAGACGAGGACGCCATGATCCGGCTGGATATGTCGGAATACATGGAAAAGTTTGCCGTCTCGCGCCTGATCGGGGCGCCGCCCGGCTACGTGGGATATGAAGAAGGCGGCCAGCTGACCGAAGCCGTGCGCCGCCGCCCCTACAGCGTGGTAGTGCTGGACGAGCTGGAAAAAGCCCACCCGGATATTTATAATATCCTGCTGCAAGTGCTTGATGAAGGCTCTTTGTCGGACAATTTAGGGCACAAAGTCAGCTTTAAAAACTGCGTGATTATCATGACGTCCAACGTCGGCGCGCGGGAAATTACCAACAAGGGCAACACCTTGGGGTTTGCCGCTCACCAATCCGAAGAACAGCAATACCAGGATATGCGCAAAAACGTAATGGACGAAGTGAAAAAAACGTTTAATCCGGAGTTTATCAACCGTATTGACGAAATTGTGGTGTTCCACTCGCTTTCCAAAGAAAACATCGGCCAAATTCTGGACTTGGCGTTAAAAGATGTGGACGCCAAACTGGCGGACAAGGAATTGAGCTTAAAATTAACGCCCAAAGCCAAGGATTTTCTGGTGGAGAAAGGCTTTGACGTCAAATTCGGCGCGCGCCCGCTTTTGCGCACGCTGCAGCGCGAGCTGGAAGACCCGCTGGCGGAGAATATCCTCGTCAGCCGCTATCCGGCACATACCGAAATTTTGGTAGACTTAGATAAAGATGCCGGCAAATTGACCTTTTCCGGCGCGGCGGTAAAAGAGAAAAACGCCGTAACGATTTAA
- the recG gene encoding ATP-dependent DNA helicase RecG, whose protein sequence is MTATTQIQFLKGIGPAKAKLFERLEIHTVEDLLHYYPRTYQDRRLDTPPNEYNSDALVVFKGRVLRTQEIPARSVLIFKAFLENEKGEHVECTWFKRRMYRGFRFDPFGTLKKDFKMNQEVWVIGKRDDKNNFFGNKITVDEHYPAADALTKLHAGRLTPIYGLTEGLTNKQFRQFVYEALQTSSLEREPEVLPPDLLSKRKLLSAPQALKAVHFPNSLAELQNARTRLAYEEFLLLATAWGIKRTQTKILAKDYSYQIKKTLLTPFRQQLGFEFTNSQKKVINEIFKDLCSPRPMNRLLQGDVGSGKTVVALCAMLLAAENGYQAALMAPTEILAEQHFLTFKRLLSGLNVNIAVLTSSTKTAARKKILKELAEGEIDILVGTHAVIQDEVQFHNLRLAVIDEQHRFGVKQRSRLKEKTAKLDLLTMTATPIPRTLALAFYGDLEVSTLNELPPGRQPIRTESATSKLAYDRVREEVQKGRQAYIVFPLIEESEKISAKAVTEEFEKLKKVFPQFRLAILHGQMSQAEKENVMADFAAHKTDILVATPVIEVGIDVKNATVMVIENAERFGLASLHQLRGRVGRGEHESYCILVPQHPGSVAKERVDIICATRDGFKIGERDMQLRGPGEILGTRQSGELEFKAGDIFKDKDILYWAIEDRDALLSQDPSLTAPEHARFRQKLVELYQKDWHLIDLS, encoded by the coding sequence ATGACGGCAACCACCCAAATCCAATTTTTAAAAGGCATCGGCCCGGCCAAAGCCAAACTCTTTGAGCGTTTGGAAATCCACACCGTGGAAGATTTGCTGCACTACTATCCGCGCACCTACCAAGACCGCCGGCTGGATACGCCCCCCAACGAATATAATTCCGATGCGCTGGTCGTATTCAAAGGCCGCGTACTGCGCACGCAGGAAATACCGGCCCGCAGCGTGCTTATTTTTAAAGCGTTTTTGGAAAACGAAAAGGGCGAACACGTGGAATGTACCTGGTTTAAACGGCGGATGTACCGCGGATTTCGGTTTGACCCGTTCGGCACGCTTAAAAAAGATTTTAAAATGAATCAGGAAGTATGGGTGATTGGCAAGCGGGACGATAAAAACAATTTTTTCGGCAATAAAATTACGGTGGACGAGCATTACCCGGCGGCCGACGCTCTAACCAAACTGCACGCCGGACGGCTGACCCCCATTTACGGCCTTACCGAAGGACTGACCAACAAACAGTTTCGCCAGTTTGTTTACGAAGCGCTGCAAACCAGCTCGCTGGAGCGGGAGCCGGAAGTTCTGCCGCCGGACTTGCTGTCCAAACGCAAGTTGCTAAGCGCGCCGCAGGCGCTGAAAGCGGTGCATTTTCCCAATTCGCTGGCCGAGCTGCAAAACGCCCGCACCCGCCTGGCGTATGAAGAATTTTTGCTGTTGGCCACGGCCTGGGGCATTAAACGCACGCAAACCAAAATTCTGGCCAAAGACTATTCTTACCAAATTAAAAAAACGCTTCTTACCCCTTTCCGCCAGCAGCTGGGATTTGAATTTACCAACAGCCAGAAAAAAGTAATCAACGAAATTTTTAAAGACTTATGCTCCCCCCGCCCCATGAACCGCCTGCTGCAAGGGGATGTGGGTTCCGGCAAAACGGTGGTGGCCCTGTGCGCCATGCTGTTGGCGGCCGAGAACGGCTACCAAGCGGCCCTGATGGCGCCCACCGAAATCTTGGCGGAGCAGCACTTTTTAACATTTAAACGCCTGCTAAGCGGCCTTAACGTAAATATAGCGGTGCTGACCTCCAGCACCAAAACGGCCGCCCGCAAAAAAATTTTAAAAGAACTGGCAGAAGGGGAAATTGACATTTTGGTGGGCACCCACGCCGTCATTCAGGACGAAGTACAATTTCATAACCTGCGCCTGGCCGTTATTGACGAGCAACACCGCTTTGGCGTCAAACAGCGCAGCCGCCTAAAAGAAAAAACGGCCAAGCTGGATTTGCTGACCATGACGGCCACCCCCATTCCCCGCACCTTGGCCTTGGCTTTTTACGGCGATTTGGAAGTATCCACCTTAAACGAACTTCCCCCCGGCCGCCAGCCCATTCGCACCGAGTCGGCCACCTCCAAGCTGGCCTACGACCGCGTGCGGGAAGAAGTTCAAAAAGGACGGCAGGCCTATATCGTTTTCCCTTTAATTGAAGAAAGCGAAAAAATTTCCGCCAAAGCCGTTACGGAAGAATTTGAAAAACTCAAAAAAGTGTTTCCGCAGTTCCGGCTGGCTATTTTGCACGGGCAGATGAGCCAAGCCGAAAAAGAAAATGTCATGGCGGATTTTGCCGCCCATAAAACCGATATTTTGGTAGCCACCCCCGTGATTGAAGTGGGGATAGACGTCAAAAACGCAACCGTTATGGTGATTGAAAATGCGGAGCGGTTTGGCCTGGCCAGCCTGCACCAGCTGCGCGGGCGGGTGGGCCGCGGCGAGCACGAAAGTTATTGTATTTTGGTGCCCCAGCACCCCGGCAGCGTGGCCAAGGAACGGGTGGATATCATTTGCGCGACGCGGGACGGATTTAAAATCGGCGAGCGGGATATGCAGCTAAGAGGCCCGGGCGAAATTTTGGGAACGCGCCAAAGCGGGGAACTGGAATTTAAAGCCGGGGATATTTTTAAAGACAAAGACATCCTCTACTGGGCCATAGAAGACCGCGACGCACTCCTCTCCCAAGACCCTTCCCTCACAGCGCCCGAGCATGCACGTTTTCGGCAAAAACTGGTGGAGTTATATCAGAAAGACTGGCACTTAATTGATTTAAGCTAA
- the holB gene encoding DNA polymerase III subunit delta' — translation MPFADILGQEKASSYLKKLAGAQKVPGALLFYGPDGVGKARAAVLFAQALNCLDPQARQTGDACGVCASCQAIAKGTHPDVTFVDFTYQARLEVKKDFSSKGYEDELEKEIAKQQHINVDTIRDVTAKSQQKAVGGGWKVLIIDQAQTMQGAAANALLKFIEEPPYKTVWILITNKRATMLKTILSRCQPLAFAPLSQENVTQILKNTGADVPDPDLCARYSGGSVSGALKAAEALELLQNGQFGTPQGPCSVAAGLSRTLVAARQEAQAVLDVLICALHRRWTQTQDPREQRRLQQVLNQFETYKRSIGRNVSPALVLETALMSLDGLNVQIF, via the coding sequence ATGCCGTTTGCCGATATCCTGGGGCAGGAAAAAGCCTCCTCGTATTTAAAAAAGCTGGCCGGAGCGCAAAAAGTTCCGGGAGCTCTTTTGTTTTACGGGCCGGACGGCGTGGGCAAAGCCCGCGCGGCGGTTTTATTTGCGCAGGCGCTCAACTGTCTGGATCCGCAGGCCCGCCAAACGGGGGACGCCTGCGGCGTGTGCGCCAGCTGCCAGGCCATTGCCAAGGGAACACATCCGGATGTTACATTTGTGGATTTTACGTACCAGGCGCGGCTGGAAGTGAAGAAAGATTTTTCCAGCAAGGGTTACGAAGACGAACTGGAAAAAGAAATCGCCAAACAGCAGCACATCAATGTGGATACCATCCGCGACGTAACCGCCAAATCCCAGCAAAAAGCCGTGGGCGGCGGGTGGAAGGTGCTGATTATAGATCAGGCGCAGACCATGCAGGGCGCGGCCGCCAATGCGCTACTTAAATTTATTGAAGAGCCGCCCTATAAAACCGTTTGGATTTTAATTACCAACAAGCGCGCCACCATGCTTAAAACCATTTTGTCGCGCTGTCAGCCGCTGGCGTTTGCGCCGCTTTCGCAGGAAAACGTAACGCAAATTTTAAAAAACACAGGGGCGGACGTACCGGATCCCGATTTATGCGCCCGCTACAGCGGCGGTTCCGTGTCGGGGGCGCTCAAAGCGGCGGAAGCGTTGGAACTGTTGCAAAATGGCCAGTTCGGCACGCCGCAGGGGCCGTGCAGCGTGGCGGCGGGGCTCTCGCGCACATTAGTGGCGGCCCGGCAGGAAGCGCAGGCGGTGCTGGACGTGCTGATTTGCGCGCTTCACCGCCGGTGGACGCAAACGCAAGACCCGCGCGAACAACGCCGGCTGCAGCAGGTGCTCAACCAATTTGAAACCTACAAGCGCAGTATCGGGCGCAACGTATCGCCCGCGTTGGTGCTGGAAACCGCACTGATGAGTTTAGACGGCTTAAACGTGCAGATTTTTTAA